The Mercurialis annua linkage group LG2, ddMerAnnu1.2, whole genome shotgun sequence genome contains a region encoding:
- the LOC126667453 gene encoding uncharacterized protein LOC126667453 yields the protein MDDPEFSTGMKFRSFDQFKEAVRNFGIKHRYVMKFRPNDKKRCKAYCKKGCPFKIWASKMNKDNLTVQIKSAVLKHECSRDHNIRHVNPKWIAQKYIEQFRADPNWCLSGIIQAVKSNQKASIGRVCALRAKHIALLKLNGDEAEQMKMLNDYRLELVRTHPNSTVLFKRSLGVFKGMYVCLAPLRDGFMAGCRRVISIDGCWLKGLYGGQLLAAVGIDANDCTYPVAWCVVDSETKENWMWFLSLLADDLPINNSYGWCFMSDRQKGLIPAIETLFPHAEHRFCVRHILCNFRKSYKGKALKDLLWACARAPYSQGFDKCMEAVGDISKGAKAYLKRITQGKWTRSTFDTRFKCDMLLNNLCESFNHVILEAKTKGIIIMNEMIRTKLMVRIQKKRDAMRRLDSVFCPKPLKKLERGRQMSWFYKAVWSGGKTYQVFGFDGQFVVDKGEFTCSCRRWQLTGIPCHHAIAAMNENNEDPQKFMDDCYRISTYLDTYSHLLNPTNGKELWPKSNDPPVIPPPHQSISEGAENSC from the exons ATGGATGATCCTGAGTTTAGTACAGGTATGAAATTCAGaagttttgatcaatttaaggaAGCAGTGAGAAATTTTGGGATTAAGCATCGCTATGTTATGAAGTTTAGGCCTAATGATAAGAAAAGATGCAAAGCCTATTGCAAAAAAGGATGTCCCTTCAAAATATGGGCATCTAAAATGAACAAGGACAATCTGACAGTGCAAATCAAATCTGCAGTGTTGAAGCATGAATGCAGCAGGGATCATAACATCAGGCATGTTAATCCCAAGTGGATTGCGCAGAAGTACATCGAGCAATTCAGGGCTGATCCAAATTGGTGTTTAAGTGGAATAATTCAAGCAGTAAAGTCCAACCAGAAGGCTAGTATTGGAAGAGTATGTGCTCTTAGGGCTAAACACATAGCTCTCCTCAAGCTAAATGGTGATGAAGCTGAACAAATGAAGATGTTGAATGACTACAGGCTTGAACTTGTGAGGACACATCCTAATTCAACTGTGTTGTTCAAAAGGAGTTTAGGTGTTTTCAAGGGGATGTATGTGTGTTTAGCACCTCTCAGGGATGGTTTCATGGCTGGTTGTAGGAGGGTTATATCAATAGACGGATGCTGGCTTAAAGGGCTGTATGGAGGTCAGTTACTAGCTGCTGTAGGAATTGATGCGAATGATTGCACGTACCCGGTTGCTTGGTGTGTAGTGGACAGTGAGACAAAGGAAAATTGGATGTGGTTCCTCTCCCTATTGGCTGATGATTTACCAATCAACAATAGCTATGGCTGGTGCTTTATGAGCGACAGACAGAAG GGACTTATACCTGCTATTGAGACCTTGTTTCCCCATGCTGAGCATAGGTTCTGTGTTAGGCACATCTTATGCAATTTTAGGAAAAGTTATAAGGGAAAGGCCCTTAAGGACCTTCTGTGGGCATGTGCTAGAGCTCCTTATAGTCAGGGTTTTGATAAATGTATGGAGGCTGTTGGAGATATCTCCAAAGGTGCCAAGGCCTATCTAAAGAGGATCACACAAGGGAAGTGGACTAGGTCAACATTCGATACCCGGTTCAAGTGTGATATGTTGTTAAACAACTTATGTGAGAGTTTTAATCATGTCATTTTGGAAGCTAAGACTAAAGGGATTATCATAATGAATGAAATGATTAGAACTAAACTAATGGTCAGAATTCAGAAGAAGAGGGATGCCATGCGTAGGTTAGATAGTGTATTTTGCCCTAAGCCACTGAAAAAGCTAGAAAGAGGAAGGCAGATGAGTTGGTTTTACAAGGCTGTCTGGTCAGGAGGGAAAACATATCAAGTATTTGGGTTTGATGGACAGTTTGTGGTTGATAAAGGGGAGTTTACCTGTTCATGTAGGAGGTGGCAGCTGACAGGCATACCCTGTCATCATGCAATTGCTGCAATGAATGAAAATAATGAGGACCCTCAAAAGTTTATGGATGACTGCTATAGGATTTCTACTTATCTGGATACCTATTCACATCTGCTCAATCCAACAAATGGCAAAGAACTATGGCCTAAAAGTAATGATCCACCAGTTATACCCCCCCCCCACCAGTCAATTTCAGAAGGGGCAGAAAACAGTTGTTAA
- the LOC126667454 gene encoding uncharacterized protein LOC126667454, whose translation MHEKEAGAAPGTSRMPLGPNASTNVMPEEDPALSEEMPQEPAGLSEEMPPPVGTQDEMPPPFGTQEDPPPPVATQEDPPPPVATQEDQEHVPPPAKNPTPSEDLVGQKTRRLVDITGPPAKGVDINSIMKKFTAPRAAPSRSGLPKSSAPTPTQTRVLESASVRKVGKPKLGRPTASARPRSATTGTQATVQPIQTTPGRTKSQAKRTKETVQQQTVSASLTTSTSLQPQLPMPAKLPVKRMLDLKLKEAASSSKDPKPPSSKPVVRPKAPTASTTSSAQKVPPSATKKRKIWVPPGQTSNKEL comes from the exons ATGCATGAAAAGGAAGCTGGAGCTGCTCCT GGCACCAGTAGAATGCCTCTTGGACCAAATGCTTCTACAAATGTCATGCCTGAGGAAGATCCTGCACTGAGTGAGGAGATGCCTCAGGAACCTGCTGGACTGAGTGAAGAGATGCCTCCACCAGTTGGTACTCAGGATGAAATGCCTCCACCTTTTGGTACTCAAGAAGACCCTCCTCCACCAGTTGCTACACAAGAAGACCCTCCTCCACCGGTTGCCACACAAGAAGATCAAGAACATGTTCCTCCACCTGCAAAG AATCCCACACCCAGTGAGGATTTGGTGGGTCAGAAAACAAGGAGGCTGGTGGACATTACTGGACCTCCAGCTAAGGGTGTGGACATTAATAgcattatgaaaaaatttacTGCACCTCGAGCAGCTCCATCTAGATCTGGATTACCCAAATCTTCAGCTCCAACTCCAACTCAGACCCGTGTCCTAGAATCAGCAAGTGTGAGGAAAGTTGGCAAGCCAAAGCTAGGAAGACCAACTGCTTCTGCAAGACCCAGATCTGCAACTACAGGAACTCAGGCAACTGTGCAGCCAATTCAAACTACTCCTGGGAGAACCAAGTCTCAAGCTAAAAGGACTAAGGAAACTGTGCAGCAACAGACAGTTTCAGCTAGCCTCACCACATCCACAAGTCTGCAACCACAGCTGCCAATGCCTGCTAAGCTTCCGGTTAAAAGAATGCTGGATTTGAAGCTTAAGGAAGCAGCATCAAGCAGCAAGGACCCTAAGCCACCATCTTCAAAACCTGTTGTTAGACCTAAGGCTCCAACTGCATCCACAACTTCTAGTGCTCAGAAAGTCCCACCCTCAGCAACAAAGAAGAGGAAGATATGGGTTCCTCCGGGTCAAACCTCAAACAAAGAGCTTTGA